The following is a genomic window from Episyrphus balteatus chromosome 1, idEpiBalt1.1, whole genome shotgun sequence.
gtgaCCATTTtctcactaatttttttttacttgaaataaCATTCTTTTAAGCCCAACTTTATATTTGACATATtgacattatttattttaatatgagCAAGACCTATTCGTAAACCTAATTTCctgctttaaatttaatgttaaaaaattaattttcataacATTCTTTATCCGAAGACTTGACTGAaactttaataataaaatttaaagaaaccAATACTTTCCCCATAGAGTGCAAAAAATCTCTCAATTTTATATccatattaaaaacaattattattatttgcaaaagttttgtttgttctttGCTTACAACACAAGTTGCACGCActcaaaaaaggcaaaagtCTTTTTAAGGAGGATATATCGTGTGTTTTATCCATTTGATATATAACCTTCTGGAAATTAATCATAAAAATCTTCTTTCgaatataaaaatcttttttattacattatgttggcaatataatatttttttttattgatggtTATCAAAAAGTTTTCTCGTGACAGCAAAttacaaaacgaaaatttatgACACCCCCAGGTACAGTAGTAGGTGGTAGattatattaaaaaccttttcttggaaaaaataaaaagtcaagtatttcaaggaaaaatttctatttttaccataaaataacccattttaaacaatttttgaatttcattgcaaacagtttttatctttaaaacacaaaatacttttggggttttttttaaatctgcaatCAGAAGATCCTCTCAATTATTTACAGATAAGGATTTTTATGGTCTACTTGACATGGTCCCTACTTAAAAATTGAGCTGTAAAACTACTCAAGTACCCTCTCCAAGCTGCCTCTATACCACATTACCttacgaaataattttaaatttcagcaAGCTATATCGACATTGAATCAAAAGAGGAAAAAGGAAACAAAGACATCAAATACCCTCATAAAATAATGGAGAACCCTCAGAACAACACAAATCTCCTTCGACTTCCCTACACCATCACTCTCTATTCAACACGAATTCTCTTTCaatgtttgcttttgtttttttttcctgtttaaggatattacctatttttttttcatgtaaattcTTATCGTGCTGTAGACCAAAAATGCTTGTGCTTAATTttattgcagattttttttttaataagcacCAAAAAATAGCTTCGCAATTATTTTAACGAAGGCAAGACCCAAGTTTTGTTTAGTGGATTTGTTgtcacaaaaataaatacaaaattttttaaggtAAACTCTTTGTCAAGCTTTAATCAGCACTGTCGATTATTGCACAAAAATAAGTTATGAGCAGTTATGAGGATGGTAAAGTGACGGGAAATTATGAATTAAGCTTTGAGTTAAACGAAGATAATAAAGCCTTATTTATGAgttttgaaagccttcataatgtTTGCCATTATGGTGACGTTTACATAAACAAACACCACTGCTTTATTAAATGGCATCAATATAATGTTGAATTCACATGATATActatttgctttattttaaccatttttaatatAGCTGTCATAATAGTGCTGTATgacaaaaaaaggatacaaattcgaaaaaaaaatagttattaagGTTTATTAAAGCGCATAAGTTGTATAAAGATGTGATTTTACTTTATCTAATCGGCCTGACAGACGGATTtccgagacccactttttcgcaTTCATATAGGtactaatttcttttttttctgcggacaaccgtttctccacaattttgcatcaaacacaattttcttcgttttttaagttgttttttacactttcatatcatttaagacaaaaaacacgttaatgagtattaattttttgtgctttttattaaagcccagtttcataaaaaaaaagttttatttcataaaaaaggctactgaaagtaattaaaagaaataaacaatctcagtgaatttaaaaaaaaattatttttaaatacaaaattaatttaaatgaattaaaactttttctgaggtTTATCTATTTGTCCTTTTCTTAACCGAattagctcagaaaaagtttttaattcatttaaattaattttgtatttaaaaattattttttttttaattcactcagtttgtttatttttttttttaattactttcagtagccttttttatgaaataaaacttattttttttatgaaaataaattgggctttaataaaaagcacaaaaaattaatactcattaacgtatttttttgacttaaatgatatgaaagtgtaaaaaacaacttaaaaacgaagaaaattgtgtttgatgcaaaattgtggagaaacggttgtccgcagaaaaaaaaagttttgagacaaactaaaactgttataaattcttgattggttgtaaaaaaaactttcaaatcaaacgtagtttggcaaatataaagccagataagggaaaagaaaacaaaaatcatagaaaccgttataactcgaaaacgggccaaaaacgagaaaattacctcttaagtttttcgacttaaaatgacctaaggaatccatggttttcgtttggggcggtgactgtgggacaccctgtattttttttttttttttttttaattttatatagattatatttttatagattaaccaaatttgtataaaaaagtcaTTGACTCCAACGAGTGTTTTGAGCTTAGGTCAGCAGAATACGGTGGTTGCCGTACAATATGCATCGAGTTTTTGGCGAAATTATCACAAATAACAATACTTTTAGGgaccaaaatatacaattttgagACAATAAATATATTTGACACAAACGGCCAAAAATACATAGTCTGCACTGCTCGCTGCTCCTTCTGATATTCCCAAATTATTTGAGCAATTGAGATGCTGTCATAAAAATTAGTACtaacaactaaaaaataaaaaaatttgggttttcgcattacttgaaaaataagtttttttttaaatagtccagtgcatttatgatgttcatatataggcgacccagcagtttgtaccaccccaaaatttttttgctcattcgatagagcattggctgaatatcattaccctgatttttcgcactcgagAAATTCATCTTTCGGCCGCCATAtaggattttagtttttgttgaatatcccgatttctatttatcctacataaaagttgtgtatacaagaaacgtaggaaattaaatttcgcgtcttatATGTACACTTATTGCAcatttcgatattctgaatattaaaaaagttacaagccaaaaaagtaagaaaaaccgaaaaaaatgacaattttaaagatttgagcacttttcatcaaaattatgaaaaaacctatcgagaaaagattatctgccttaaaattctctacaactctgctataccacaaaaactggtGATAGCTTtgagagaattaaaaaaatcaaaaacaaaaaatgcttttttggagactttttttcaatcaaaaagtaATGTTTTGATATTGCTCTTTTGAGCTGAAGCGATATAAGTCGTTAAAAAATGTCTACACaattttttgctatttatttgCTCTTATTTTATTCTCTATTTACcgtttttcgacaaaaaaaataattttccaattAGGTACCTacgtcaaaacaaaaatgtttttaaactttttatcattttttcaaattattatttgacAGGTTGGTTGGTAGACATACAACTTTGTAACAACTTTATTATAAAAGTTCGTTGTATCAAAAAGTCTCGCAAACAAAATACTAAACatcataatgaaaaataaaacttttgataGAACCAAAACATATAGTCCTGAAACCTGACCGTCTCTATAATTTATAAGCTGACACACTAAGCTTTTAAGGTACCTGTAATAATTGCGATGCACAAAATCACGCTATTTTCTCTCTATATCTGtctacacaaacaaaaaaacaaattaacacaatttcaaaaaaaaaaaagaacacaaaaattgTACCAGTCCGTGTCGTTAATGTTAATgaaactttttaaacaaaacttctgcaatcaaaaatgtaaaaaccttaacaaaaaaaaaaaacaatcttatatTATAATACCTATAAAACGAtaagtgtaaataaaaaaatttaattaaattcaagaggacaaaattggtttttgatttcatttcaGTTTGACGGCGTCGATTGTGGAGCTTTAACATATCAACCACTTCACTTGAACAGCCGTGTAAGTTTTTACTCTGATACCTATTTTCTGTAGTACACCACAGTATCATTTCAATGTGCCTCCTGCTCTCGTATAGATATGTTAGAGttccaacaatttttctttatttttcttgtaacattattttttatgtcCTTAAATAAACAGATAGTCTTTCCTGAACATATCCTAGCTATGCTGCATCAatgattttaatgtttaatttcaaacccaaaaaaaaaaactcctcctTTACAGCACTTCCATCTTCTTCAGGATGAACCGTCTACCAGCATTGCGGAAAGATGCACAAGGAGTAGAATTAATTCAGCTATTTTTGTTTCATCCGAAGGCCGGGGTTTCGATTCGATCGAATTTCTCCGGAGACATGGTTCGCAGAGTGTACTTTGCAGGAAGGCGCGAAGTGCTGAGAATATTACCGACAACGAACGAAAGGTATAAAATCAGGATGATAGTTTTAcatgtttgcttgttttttttttctgttaccACCGTACTTGAACAtgtaccattaaaaaaaaaaaacacccttttcttttatttatttccgaCAGAAGAGCTTCTCCGAGAATAGACATTGGCGTACAGATGAAGGCGAAGCACAGTCATCTGCATCAGGAGGCAAAGGAGGCGAAGCAATAGAACTTAACGATGTTGGTCCTGCAGCTGCCGTTGTAAGAAATAATTCCAACGGTAGCGGCGATGGAAGCAATGAAATCACCACCCAATGTACTGCTATGACCTGCCATTCGGCGACAGCAGTAACCACGGCTAATGTCATTGTGGGTAGCATTTCCATTGAAACACCGCCATCACATCTCAAAGATGACATTACCGTCATGAAAAAACAGCAATCACAGGAGGATTCAGGAACGGCCACCGAATCCGGAGAAGACTTTAAACAATCTGTTACAACAACAGCCACATCAACGACAAcaacaatacaacaacaacgTCCACGAAAACTCGTCCATCAACGGTCTTCAAATGCGTCCGGTAATTATAGTCAATCCTCGCCGGGTGGCTCGCCACATCATAGCACTAAAAATTTAAGcttgaaaaatgtaaaacagCGAATTATAGCTTTGCCGATGGTTTCGGTATCGGGACCATCACCACCGCACGATAAGGACTATTTGTAACATTTACCATCAGAGACGTTCAtttaaaatacaatgttttaaacaaaataatttatcataataataatcataatcATAATATTGACCAAGGGTTTGCAACATTTATGTAGTaggaagaataaaaataatatcggtttgtatatgtatttttgttgagagtatttttttatactCTCATCAATAACAATGAATGTCTCTGAGTTACATTACATAGTTTTGTGGTAGATTTTTTATACATGCAACCTACAAATGAGGCGCCCTCCCCCCCAGGATAATGATCTAAGACCACCAAAGTAGTAGTAGAAGGTAGTAATAATCGAGTAGTAGTGGCTAGTTTGTATTTCTAcgactttaaaatatttataattcttttcttttttatttattttttttgtttttattttcaacacagcgcttctcaaactttaaatgaaTCGAAGAAAAACTATACATATGGTAGTTTTGGACCATTATTATTATAACTTGCGCCCCAGATGTTGATTGGCCTATATATTGCAAATTATAGGTAAACGATTtacatataaaatatattttaagagtaatttaattataagtcaattattttgtattaagtTTATAAAGAATATTAAAAGTAGTATAtggaagttgaaaaaaaaatggtttaataaCAATAGTTTTGCAAAAGGTTTATGCAAATTCTGAAAGGTTTGGGAACacataatatttgaaaatatttgtcaATTCTTCTAATAAATGTAAAATTCTCTTGctgtttgaaaatttgcaactgaaaaatacctcggttgaaaaaaaaaacaaacaaaatttgtacctatgtctcttcaaaaaaaaacatccgtccaccatcaatttttatttaccaCTTATTTTACTCGTGATTCCATTTGCAAATATGTGCAATTTCTATCTCCTAGATAAAGTCTCTACATGTAAACTTATTTGCTTTGCCCATTTAGAGCTTCTCTACTAGTTCTATACTCTTCTTGAGCTTAAAATGAAGTTCAGTGGTAACGTGGACTTTGTATTGGAGAAATCAACTTTAAACGCTAGTTacttatttaaagtttttgaaaatgtcaCTTAGACGCTTCATTCTTTAAGCGCTTTATTTATGAGATATAATTTTGTAGTTTTCTTATGTATGACAGCTTCCTTGTGGCTTATTGCTAAAATTCCCATCAACAAGCACAAATTTGATGTTGTACttttaagtttgaattttcaaatgcaactgaaaaatggttgcattttttgaaaaaaaaaagtgtaatttgtaAGTTGGTGCATTGTATGCATACTACTGGTCTTTATTACTCAAAAAAACCTTTCcgcaaatatattttaattaattgtaatATTCCAGGGGTGTCACACTTTCagtattgttttcttttttcactGAAAATACTGTATAAGTCAGGAATGGtcgtaataatttaaatttttaaagatcttGATTAGaccaaataaatttttcaacatcATTTTCAACTCATACcatttgtttaataatttagtttgttcgtttttttataccaaaagTTAGTGCTGGAATTTTAGGAGCTTTGAATGtttcaaacaataaaattgttCGTCGATGAAAATCCTGAAATTCCTTATGCCTAATTTATGAAGGCCTACTCTTAGAAGTGAATAGAATTGTCTTAAAGGTTAAATCTAAAGCTTTTCAACTTATCTTTATACTTTATCTTTTAGAACATTCGAAGttctgaaataatttaaatgcattttgcCCTATTGTCTTCAAATACTTTTGATTACAGAAGATCATTATTTCTGAATATTTGGTTCATGCTTCTTATTTTAAGAAGATGGGTGATccttatttttatatacatacataaatcaaaaatttatttttatttttggatttttgaaaaatttgaatttttgaaaatgagacattggattttttgaaatttcggttTTAGACATTGGTAAGtggtttctacaaaatggcataccaactttattttaaaacattttatttcaaaaaatttatttataaaaaatgaatgattttgaattttttttaaatgcatctttataaaagaaattaaactgcatacctactgtttttttaGCTCAGTTTCATGTAATGAGTTGTTTAATTCcaagaacgaattttatgttttttttttatttttcataaaaatgttaGCATTTTGAATACCACGTAAGTGcgacctagtcgtgcattttatttttaccttgcgtcagtgttgccagaatattttagAGACAAGGCGAgccgatttttaaaaatcctggAGCCAAAAAGAGCCGCtttcaaaattgtttcaaatggAACAAAAGAACTATCACCATCCACCAATACGTACTTTTCCTTGGGAACTTCTATTAAGTTCCTATACAGATGAATTGTATAgttgttttattcaaaatagaATCATTACAATCTTCTGAGTGAAATAACAGAATTGAAGAACACCCGATAAATTTAGTAgctaaattgtttttgtttaacctagtttcaaaaccaacaaaacctATTGCAAAATTTCTTACTTCAACCATATACTTACTCAACTGGGAAATACAACTTAAAAAGTTAAGCATAATGTAAATAATGTACTAACACAAATATTAAGCTCAATGTAAATGTACCTAATaccctcttttttattttatattattaattacAAGATTAACGAAACACACTTCttaatttaaaagcaaaaagtaaaaataaaattaaaaaaaaaaacattaaaatttagttCAATGTAAAATTATTGATATGCGACTGAAAAAATGagttaattaataataaaaacaatatttgtatattctataaattaatattaatgaCAGCTTTAAGGAAATtcttatttctatttctataagAAAACTTgccaatattttacaaaaacaaactaaaaaaaaataaaaattataaaaatgtttgtaatgCACTCACAAATTATATAATTATGATTTTAACAATAtaatatatacaaatacattatgtaattataaaaaatatattaactcTAACCAATGAAAAACGGAATACGAAGAAAACTATATAACGCAATGGAATAGAAATTTTCATCAACATCAGTTTAGCAATTCAAAACTATTCCTCTTTCTTAATGTACCTAACCTTATACTACAATCTTTCTTATTTAAATTCTAAAGTCTACAACTttttactctctctctctctccttAACTTtctaactttttatataaaatattaataaattagaATAGCTTTTTTATCTTCTACCTTCACAAATTTCACAGCTTATTTCTATTTCCTTTTACAAAACCAAAACTTAAGaacaacatataaaaacatgaatataattttgattttttattcatttgatGAATTAATTCTACATAACCTTAATTTGTTTGGTATTCCCTCTATATATTCTCAtggaaaaaaatacagaaaagtTGTTGcttatttcaacaaaattaagaataaaaattaaagaaaatgctATACTGATGTGCCTTAACTATTATATaatattctttaagaaaatatgttttaaaaataaatgtaatataatttcacttaaatttaatattaatttaaaaaattaattaatacgttttattttatttaaaattaaaattatagtaCAGAAAATAAAGGAAAAGATACATTTCTAAATGGGAACCAACATATTGTTCATAAGActtatttgtataaaaatttaaatggaataTAATAAAACATATATATTGATATATTTGATAAtaaattggattaaaaaaaaaagtataaatgttGTCATAAATTCTTTATTTGCTCCTACACGGGACCATTCAGTGTCTTGTCCACATGAAAAAttgttatgtttaaaaaaagatttaaatagtcTATCATAAATATAAgtttattttatagaaaaaaaaaaaaaaacagaacaattTGTATATAgttaatattatatttaagataatttgttaaaaaatatgattagatgtaattcaattttatttatgtatttctttattattcttgtcaatttcaaattatataaaaaaagaaaataaaatttagagctaaaaacttggtttttattttttaaagtttcgaATGCATTTTGAATAAACTTGCTCCACAAAATAATGACTATCAGCTGAAATCAGATACGTATGTAGTACCTACGGTTAGttcaacaagttttttttcaagaattttatttttaaaaacactttAATCCGAGtctttaaaggaaaaaataagaatatttaaaggaaaaaagttcatcaagaaaaaatttgaaataaaatcaattttatggAATTACCGCTCAAATGAATATTaatgttaaaacaaaatacCAAATTCGATCTCAATAAATGAATGAACGTTTAATTTAAGACTAATAAGatacaagaaatcaaaactGCTTTAACTCGATTTCAAATCGTTGGAATATTGTTTCACCAAACACGcctattttgaaacaaaatatgtaGCCTCATTCCACCTTTTGTCCAAGTTTTTTcactcaaaattttcatttttgagcaaattcttttttttttaatagctcattctgaaatccaataaaacatttttgaatcgcttccattcaattctgaaattttatatctgtatcggtgaataatcaaataaaaattgtttgcttTTCGACtaggaaattttgtttgacgtttaaGCTTAGTACGCAGCTggagcgaaacgaaaaatgttcaagtctccaaagaATACAACGAatatgctaacgaaaaaatatcatcgagtatactgtcaaaataaaaaaattcaaaattaatttaaaatcaagaaaaatcaatagaaaataatttttaaagcaagaaataaatgaattaaaagtgaaaaagcagtcaacactgctcttggagtcaagaaaaatgcacaggacagtaaaaagtaagtgacaactgagtgaaaactctccaatttcgctagagctgcgtactgaaaaacgaaaagcaaaacgaatttttcgttcaagatttcgttaacgaaattttgtatggaaaatttcatttcgcttcagcagcgtactaggcttaaagccTGTCCCTGTAGTATGCAGTTGCAGcgaatcaaaaaattttgcgTCGACAGAGAAAATGatggcgaaaaaaaaatcatcttgtattcagtcaaagtcaaaatattaaaattccaaatgaatttaaaatcaagaaaaaacatcaagaAAAATGTTCagagcaataaaaaaataagtgacaaatgagtgaaagcTCTCCACATAATGTGGACTTTTTCACTACAGTGTTTGCCTTATATGAAATCTGATTTCGTTGagctatttttgtatggaaagtttagtttcgcttcagctgcgtaacTCAGGCTTAAAGCTGAgtttaatagcctgttttcactagagcaaaaatgagataatttcccaAATTAGGTtcagatttcaaattcaattttttttttctttagaattagacattcgaaatgagataatttgcttaattatctcatttgggctctagtgaaaacatgGTATAAGCGATGAATCTCGTTTGTACAACTAGCCTTTAAAGATTAAcaaatcgtcccgtttctgcctgaaccacgtatctacacagcaaattttgttcagttcttaaaattaatatacatttttctcaaagttaaaaatatgaattgaacaaagggaaatcaagttatgtttatGACATATTGATTGAGATGTTTCTACACTTAAACCTTTGTATCTAttctttctgtaagttttagagcaatgtttaacagaaaattaaatcttttaaaaaaatgtacttacgaggttcaagTAGAAACGGGACGAAATATTCAAATCTCCAAATTTGACATAAAAAAAGAATCCAAtgcaattatttaattttatgcgGCAACCATGAAATCataaatgatgaaaaattttcaaaacaaacagtCCTAAAAATGTGTGGGtttgttttgacatttgacatacaaaaaaaatgaaatgtttttcttaTCCATTGGCATTTGCACTGCTTCCATcatcaaaaacaaaacgaaaaatgtttttttatttaaaataaataaacttaacaaaactacaaatacaataaaacaaataatttaaggGTATATTACTTTCTTTATTCCCAAAACAAACATTTCATTGGTCTCACCTCACCTCACAGATCTTTCCTACAactcgaaacaaaaaaacaacaaaacatgcTACCCGGAATTGGTGTATTTGGAACTGGAGCTGTAGCAAAAGTCCTTGTTCCCTTACTACGAGAAAAAGGCTTCCAAGTCAATGCCATTTGGGGTCGCACTTTAAAAGATGCCGAAGAAACGGCACGCGAACAAAAAATCCCCtttttcacaaacaaaattgaCGATGTACTTCTTAAGAAAGAAGTCGATCTGGTATTCATTATTTGTCAACCCTATTTACATTCAGAAATCTCTGTCAAAGCTTTGGGCATTGGCAAACATGTTGTCTGTGACAAACCAATGGGCTTAAGTCAAGCTGACGCCGTTAAAATGGTTCGCGCTTCTCAGTATTATCCAACTCTCATTACTTTGGTCAATCATTCCTTGAGATTTCTTCCAGCAGTGACTCATTTAAAACGGGCACTCCACGAAGAACTAATTGGACCCATTCAAGACATCACATTGATTGATGTTCGAGTCCAAATGGGTTCATTGTTTCCCGACAAATTCGATTGGATGTGTGACGCTGCAATGGGCGGTGGGGCTTTGAATCTTGTGGGAAGCCATGTTGTGGATTTGGTGAGTTTTCTTCTCAATCAAAGGGCTATTAGGGTTCATGGGTTGGTTAAGGCCTACACAAAAACTACTCCATCGGTGAATGGAATTCGTCAAATATCTGCCCCAGATTTCTGTAACTTCCAAATGGAACTGGAAGGGGGAACATTGGTGACGGCGACACTACATAGTCACATGATGGCTTCAAATTCGTTTGTCCAAGAGATAATGGTCTGTGGGAAGAATGGTCATTTGGTGGTCCGAGGGGGAGATTTATTTGTCCTCCGTTCGAAAGATGACAATCAAGTTAAGGAAGAGGCCATCTACGTGGATGTCCAAGATCTTCACTTCTCGACGTCAGACACACATCTTCCAAAGCCTTATATAAAAGGTCTTTGTAAGATGGTGGGTGCTCTTAAGGAGGCATTTGCACAAAAAGACTCATCATGGGTCAAAGAGCATGTCCAAGTGGCAGCCACATTCGAGGATGGTCTCTATGTTCAGGCAGTTCTAGAAGCCATTCGTAAATCAAGTGACAATCGGACATGGCAACGAGTGGTCATCAGCTCAGATTCACCTACAAATCATGACAAAATCATGCGATTCGCTCGAATGGCTGCAATGTAGACAATAGGACAGACATACATCAAAAGCACTTAAAGACTGCTCAAAAGGtggaggcgttttttttttctaaaaactaatttatttttcatttgcaaataCACACATCTCTAGAATTAgacgttataaaaaaaattaataaaaaatatataaattatttctatcttcgtAACCTTTTTATTTACTTGCAATATTGGTTTAATAGGGtaagtttaggattcggaaaaaaaaaatcgaactcgagataacaattttacatgacagtACGATGGTGAAGAATGCCAACAAAGTGGGTCTGGCAATTCTAACTGTCTGTCTGTTTGTGGGTAACTCGAGCTAAAGCCTAAAATGAAGGGGTTTTCTTCAAACTTAGTAGTTAaaagttttgggtgattccctagaggagaagttgaaatttttttaggaccaataTTAACGGTACGTGTGTGAAGTTTAGGAGATAATTCAAATCCATTAGAACCACCTTAGCCACTGTAAGCAGAATTAtctgttgataaaaaaaatgtttcctccAAGGCACTAAATTTATACTACTTGATtgtattttattgatatttttattattgcttTGTTGAGAATTGCTTACATTCTTTGTTCGCTTTCAATTCCGACAGCTAAATAATAGGAAAATATTCTGTCAGAAAAAACACAAGACTTCCCAATTTTTCCATAggaatttttttcccaatttcgAAAAGTTCTCGATACCAATTTTTTCGAATATGGGAAAAAgtccatttgaaaaaaagttcccGGTAACCCCAATTGTTTGGTTCGCTTTCAATTCCAACATTTAAATAACGGGGAAATAGTCAGACAGAAAAAAACACAAGATTTACCATAAACAAATAGTTcccgatagtttttttttttcatgggaaTTTTTTTTCCCCAATTTCGAAAAGTTTTCGatacaaatttttcgaaaatccatcTGAAAAAAAGTTCCCGATAACCCCAAACAGCTACccaaaaaagataaacaaaacaaacataaatatAATATTCTATATACTAACAACTACTAACATAAGGTCCGTTCAACACTCAGTTTGAAACTGCCGAACTTagtaatatttggttatttttggtcagagtctgt
Proteins encoded in this region:
- the LOC129921015 gene encoding glucose-fructose oxidoreductase domain-containing protein 1, which codes for MLPGIGVFGTGAVAKVLVPLLREKGFQVNAIWGRTLKDAEETAREQKIPFFTNKIDDVLLKKEVDLVFIICQPYLHSEISVKALGIGKHVVCDKPMGLSQADAVKMVRASQYYPTLITLVNHSLRFLPAVTHLKRALHEELIGPIQDITLIDVRVQMGSLFPDKFDWMCDAAMGGGALNLVGSHVVDLVSFLLNQRAIRVHGLVKAYTKTTPSVNGIRQISAPDFCNFQMELEGGTLVTATLHSHMMASNSFVQEIMVCGKNGHLVVRGGDLFVLRSKDDNQVKEEAIYVDVQDLHFSTSDTHLPKPYIKGLCKMVGALKEAFAQKDSSWVKEHVQVAATFEDGLYVQAVLEAIRKSSDNRTWQRVVISSDSPTNHDKIMRFARMAAM